The Streptomyces sp. NBC_00440 genome contains a region encoding:
- a CDS encoding DUF3159 domain-containing protein, whose protein sequence is MTSLDKPTTTDQDTAARAVTEAALFEAFGGVRGMVETVLPGLLFVTIFTINKDLKTSAIAAVAVSLVLVVVRLVRRDTVKHAFSGVFGVAFGVVFAMMTGNAKDFYLPGMLYTLGLALAYLVTAAVGFPLIGVILGPVFKENLSWRNRNPGRKSAYAKSSWAWGLILLAKCAILFPLYWWADTTQFGWVLIALKIPPFLLAVYLTWVFLAKAPPPIDVFAEMEAEEEAEKARKAAAAAETQRGEA, encoded by the coding sequence GTGACGTCTCTCGACAAGCCGACCACAACCGACCAGGACACCGCTGCCAGAGCCGTCACGGAGGCAGCTCTCTTCGAAGCCTTCGGCGGAGTGCGGGGCATGGTGGAGACCGTGCTCCCGGGCCTGCTGTTCGTGACCATCTTCACGATCAACAAGGACCTGAAGACCTCCGCGATCGCCGCCGTCGCGGTCTCCCTGGTGCTCGTCGTGGTGCGGCTGGTCCGCAGGGACACCGTCAAGCACGCCTTCAGCGGCGTCTTCGGCGTCGCGTTCGGTGTGGTCTTCGCGATGATGACCGGCAACGCCAAGGACTTCTATCTCCCGGGCATGCTCTACACGCTGGGCCTGGCTCTCGCCTACCTCGTCACGGCGGCGGTCGGCTTCCCGCTGATCGGGGTGATCCTCGGGCCGGTCTTCAAGGAGAACCTCTCCTGGCGCAACCGCAACCCCGGCCGCAAGTCGGCGTACGCGAAGTCGAGTTGGGCCTGGGGACTGATCCTCCTCGCGAAGTGCGCGATCCTCTTCCCGCTGTACTGGTGGGCCGACACCACGCAGTTCGGCTGGGTGCTGATCGCGCTGAAGATCCCGCCGTTCCTGCTCGCGGTCTACCTCACCTGGGTCTTCCTGGCGAAGGCGCCGCCGCCCATCGACGTGTTCGCGGAGATGGAAGCCGAGGAAGAGGCCGAGAAGGCCCGGAAGGCGGCCGCGGCCGCCGAGACACAG
- a CDS encoding FAD binding domain-containing protein, with the protein MKEFGYERAFDVSGALALLDADSGARYLGGGTNLVDLMKAGVERPTRLVDVRELPLDRIEAADGGGLRIGATVTNSDLAAHPEVRRNYPALTQAVLAGASGQLRNMATVGGNLLQRTRCGYFTDVTKPCNKRVPGSGCPAIEGEHHNHAILGASGHCAAVHPSDMGVALTAFDAVVSYETADGPGELPLTDFYVPVGDTPHLETALPPGALITGITLPPAPVAAFSRYRKVRERASYAFAIGSIAVALDVRDGVVHDVRLAFGAVASRPWRARAAEAVLTGAPADGETFAAAADAELADAEPLPHNGYKVALMRNLVVAVLTELAEEAAR; encoded by the coding sequence ATGAAGGAGTTCGGATATGAGCGCGCGTTCGACGTCTCCGGCGCCCTCGCGCTGCTCGACGCCGATTCCGGCGCCCGGTATCTCGGCGGTGGCACCAACCTCGTCGACCTGATGAAGGCCGGCGTCGAGCGCCCCACCCGCCTCGTCGACGTACGCGAACTGCCCCTGGACCGTATCGAGGCGGCCGACGGCGGCGGTCTGCGGATCGGCGCGACCGTCACCAACAGCGACCTCGCCGCACACCCCGAAGTCCGCAGGAACTACCCGGCGTTGACACAGGCCGTGCTGGCCGGTGCCTCCGGGCAACTGCGCAACATGGCCACCGTCGGCGGGAACCTGCTCCAGCGCACCCGCTGCGGCTACTTCACGGACGTGACCAAACCGTGCAACAAGCGTGTCCCCGGCAGCGGTTGCCCCGCCATCGAGGGCGAGCACCACAATCACGCCATCCTGGGCGCGTCCGGCCACTGTGCGGCGGTCCATCCCTCGGACATGGGCGTGGCACTGACCGCCTTCGACGCCGTCGTGTCGTACGAAACGGCTGACGGACCCGGCGAGTTGCCCCTCACGGACTTCTACGTGCCCGTGGGTGACACCCCACACCTGGAGACCGCTCTGCCGCCGGGGGCGCTGATCACCGGCATCACCCTGCCGCCCGCCCCGGTCGCGGCCTTCTCCCGCTACCGGAAGGTGCGCGAGCGCGCCTCGTACGCCTTCGCGATCGGCTCGATCGCCGTCGCGCTCGACGTCCGGGACGGAGTGGTCCACGACGTACGCCTGGCCTTCGGGGCGGTCGCGTCCCGCCCGTGGCGGGCCCGGGCGGCCGAAGCGGTGCTGACCGGGGCGCCCGCCGACGGCGAGACGTTCGCCGCCGCCGCGGACGCCGAACTGGCGGACGCCGAACCGCTGCCGCACAACGGGTACAAGGTGGCGCTGATGCGCAATCTCGTCGTGGCGGTGCTGACCGAACTCGCCGAGGAGGCCGCCCGATGA
- a CDS encoding xanthine dehydrogenase family protein molybdopterin-binding subunit: MTTTTTTRLKSAVGTAHIRVEGRDKVTGAARYAGEIPFAELAHGWLVLSTVARGRIRSMETADVLAMPGVLAVLHHGNAPRVDSDYVGLLGGPPDPTCALFQQDRVPFMGWPVALVVAETSEQAREAAEALVVEYDVEPHDVGFTADRPDAYPVDGHMPAVTAKGDLEAELAASAVVVDEEYTTPEEHHSMMEPHAATALWEGGRLEVVDSNQGTTWVAGELANLFSLDPASVRVRSEHVGGGFGSKGARAHQVAAVMAATVLQRPVRVVLTRRQMFSLAGYRSPTAQRLRLGAGPDGRLRALEHRSLSLTSSVHEFIEPSAGVPRVMYDADAHHTANRVVRLDVPTPTFMRAPGEAPGSFALESALDELAEKCGIDPIELRARNEPERGPVSGLPFSGRNLNGCFREGARRFGWADRDPRPGLRTEGRWLLGTGTAAASFPAGAAPSTAAVTAEADGTFTVRISAADIGTGARTALTLVAADALEAAPDRVRVRIGDSDFGPAMIAGGSMGTRSWAWAITAAAGELRERLVPGADIPPEGITVRSDTTEAIGALEKKERHSFGAQFAEVAVDVATGEVRVRRMLGIFAAGRIVNPLTARNQFLGGMTWGISMALHEEAVRDRASGGHYGADLAGYHVATHADVPGIEADWIEDPATDDPDDPVGIKGIGEIGIVGAAAAIANAVWHATGVRHRALPIRPDRVILAGTGDPRA, from the coding sequence ATGACCACCACCACGACCACCAGGCTGAAGAGCGCGGTCGGGACCGCGCACATCCGGGTGGAGGGCCGCGACAAGGTCACCGGGGCCGCCCGCTACGCGGGCGAGATCCCCTTCGCCGAACTGGCCCACGGCTGGCTGGTGCTGTCCACCGTCGCCCGTGGCCGGATCCGCTCGATGGAGACCGCCGATGTCCTCGCGATGCCCGGGGTTCTCGCCGTCCTCCACCATGGCAACGCGCCGCGCGTCGACTCCGACTACGTCGGCCTCCTGGGGGGCCCGCCCGACCCGACCTGTGCGCTCTTCCAGCAGGACCGGGTGCCGTTCATGGGGTGGCCGGTGGCGCTGGTCGTCGCCGAGACGTCCGAGCAGGCCAGGGAGGCCGCCGAGGCGCTGGTCGTGGAGTACGACGTGGAACCGCACGACGTCGGGTTCACCGCCGACCGTCCGGACGCGTATCCCGTGGACGGCCATATGCCGGCCGTGACCGCGAAGGGGGACCTGGAGGCCGAGCTCGCCGCGTCCGCCGTCGTCGTGGACGAGGAGTACACCACCCCCGAAGAGCACCACAGCATGATGGAGCCACATGCGGCCACGGCCCTCTGGGAGGGCGGCCGGCTCGAAGTCGTCGACTCCAACCAGGGCACCACCTGGGTCGCGGGTGAGCTCGCGAATCTGTTCTCGCTCGACCCCGCCTCGGTCCGCGTGCGGTCCGAACACGTCGGCGGCGGCTTCGGGAGCAAGGGCGCGCGCGCTCACCAGGTCGCCGCAGTGATGGCGGCGACCGTCCTCCAGCGCCCGGTGCGCGTCGTACTGACCCGCCGCCAGATGTTCTCGCTGGCCGGCTACCGCAGCCCCACCGCGCAGCGGCTCAGGCTCGGCGCCGGCCCCGACGGGCGGTTGCGCGCGCTGGAACACCGCTCCCTGAGCCTCACCTCATCCGTGCACGAGTTCATCGAGCCGAGCGCCGGGGTGCCACGCGTCATGTACGACGCCGACGCCCACCACACGGCCAACCGGGTGGTGCGCCTCGACGTACCGACGCCGACCTTCATGCGCGCACCGGGCGAGGCACCGGGGTCGTTCGCGCTGGAGTCGGCGCTCGACGAACTCGCCGAGAAGTGCGGAATCGACCCGATCGAGCTGCGCGCCCGCAACGAACCCGAGCGGGGCCCCGTCTCCGGCCTGCCCTTCAGCGGCCGGAACCTGAACGGCTGCTTCCGGGAAGGCGCGCGCAGGTTCGGCTGGGCGGACCGGGACCCCCGTCCCGGCCTGCGTACCGAAGGGCGCTGGCTGCTCGGCACCGGCACGGCGGCGGCTTCGTTCCCGGCGGGGGCCGCACCGTCCACGGCCGCTGTGACGGCGGAGGCGGACGGGACCTTCACGGTACGGATCTCCGCCGCGGACATCGGAACGGGTGCGCGGACCGCGCTCACCCTGGTGGCGGCCGACGCGCTGGAGGCAGCCCCGGACCGGGTCCGGGTACGGATCGGCGACAGCGACTTCGGACCGGCGATGATCGCCGGCGGATCGATGGGCACCAGGTCCTGGGCATGGGCGATCACGGCCGCGGCCGGCGAACTGCGCGAGCGGCTCGTCCCGGGCGCCGACATCCCGCCGGAGGGCATCACGGTGCGGTCGGACACCACCGAGGCCATCGGCGCACTCGAAAAGAAGGAACGGCACTCCTTCGGGGCGCAGTTCGCCGAGGTCGCCGTGGACGTCGCCACCGGCGAGGTACGCGTACGGCGCATGCTCGGCATCTTCGCGGCGGGCCGGATCGTCAACCCGCTCACCGCCCGCAACCAGTTCCTCGGCGGAATGACCTGGGGCATCTCCATGGCCCTGCACGAGGAGGCCGTCCGGGACCGCGCCTCCGGCGGTCACTACGGCGCCGACCTCGCGGGGTACCACGTCGCCACGCACGCCGATGTGCCCGGTATCGAGGCGGACTGGATCGAGGACCCGGCCACCGACGACCCGGACGACCCGGTCGGCATCAAGGGCATCGGCGAGATCGGCATCGTGGGCGCCGCGGCGGCCATCGCCAACGCGGTCTGGCACGCGACGGGCGTACGCCACCGGGCCCTGCCCATCAGGCCCGACCGCGTCATCCTGGCCGGTACGGGGGACCCGCGTGCTTGA
- a CDS encoding ATP-binding protein: MARGKLRIFLGAAPGVGKTYAMLSEAHRRVERGTDCVVAFVEHHDRPRTEVMMHGLEQIQRREIGYRGGVFTEMDVDAVLERAPAVALVDELAHTNVPGSRNAKRWQDVEELLKAGIDVVSAVNIQHLESLGDVVESITGVAQRETVPDEVVRRADQLELVDMSPHSLRRRMAHGNIYKPDKVDAALSNYFRPGNLTALRELALLWVADRVDEYLQQYRGEHNIRSTWQARERIVVGLTGGPEGRTLIRRAARMAAKGSGSEILAVYIARSDGLTSASPKELAFQRTLVEDLGGTFHHVIGEDIPSALLEFARGVNATQIVLGSSRRKTWQYIFGPGVGQTVARDSGPDLDVHIVTHEEVAKGRGLPVARGARLGHVRIIWGWLAGVVGPALLTVLLTNIDAELGLANDMLLFLSLTVAAALLGGLLPALASAAFGSLLLNYYFAPPLHLLTISNSKNIVAIVIFVSVAVAVASVVDQAARRTHQAARLRAESEILSFLAGSVLRGETSLDALLERVKETFAMDSVALLERKSDVDPWVCVGSVGPRPLARPEDADVDMPIGDHMAMALTGRVLPAEDRRVLGAFAAQAAVVLDRRRLVGEAEEARRLAEGNRIRTALLAAVSHDLRTPLAAIKAAVSSLRSDDVSWSDEDETELLAGIEDGADRLDHLVGNLLDVSRLQTGTVTPLIREIDLDEVVPMALGGVPEGSAELDIPETLPMVAVDPGLLERAVANIVENAVKYNPGDVPVTVAASALGDRVELRVADRGPGVPDEAKERIFEPFQRLGDAPRGVGVGLGLAVARGFAEAMGGTLGAEDTPGGGMTMVLTLRAATGPAAAGSTTATPSAERQIQL; encoded by the coding sequence ATGGCACGAGGCAAGCTTCGAATATTCCTCGGCGCGGCACCGGGCGTCGGGAAGACGTACGCGATGCTGTCCGAGGCCCACCGCAGGGTGGAGCGGGGAACCGACTGCGTCGTCGCCTTCGTCGAGCACCACGACCGGCCGCGCACGGAGGTGATGATGCACGGCCTGGAGCAGATCCAGCGCCGTGAGATCGGCTACCGCGGCGGCGTCTTCACCGAAATGGACGTGGACGCGGTCCTGGAACGCGCGCCCGCCGTCGCCCTGGTCGACGAGCTGGCCCACACCAATGTCCCGGGCTCGCGCAACGCCAAGCGCTGGCAGGACGTGGAGGAGCTGCTCAAGGCGGGCATCGACGTCGTCTCGGCCGTCAACATCCAGCATCTGGAGTCGCTCGGCGACGTCGTCGAGTCGATCACGGGCGTCGCCCAGCGCGAGACCGTCCCCGACGAAGTGGTCCGCCGGGCCGACCAGCTCGAACTGGTCGACATGTCGCCCCATTCGCTGCGCCGCCGGATGGCCCACGGCAACATCTACAAGCCCGACAAGGTCGACGCTGCCCTCTCCAACTACTTCCGCCCCGGCAACCTCACCGCCCTGCGCGAGCTCGCGCTGCTCTGGGTGGCCGACCGGGTGGACGAGTACCTCCAGCAGTACCGCGGCGAGCACAACATCCGCTCCACCTGGCAGGCCCGCGAGCGCATCGTGGTGGGACTCACCGGCGGCCCCGAGGGCCGTACGCTCATCCGCCGCGCGGCCAGGATGGCCGCGAAGGGCTCGGGCAGCGAGATCCTCGCCGTCTACATCGCCCGGAGCGACGGCCTGACCTCAGCCTCGCCCAAGGAGCTGGCGTTCCAGCGGACGCTGGTGGAGGACCTGGGCGGCACTTTCCACCACGTCATAGGGGAGGACATCCCCTCCGCGCTGCTGGAATTCGCCCGCGGGGTCAACGCCACCCAGATCGTGCTCGGTTCCAGCCGCCGCAAGACCTGGCAGTACATCTTCGGCCCCGGCGTCGGGCAGACCGTGGCCCGGGATTCCGGGCCCGATCTGGACGTCCACATCGTCACCCACGAGGAGGTCGCCAAGGGGCGCGGGCTGCCGGTCGCACGCGGGGCGCGCCTGGGGCACGTACGGATCATCTGGGGCTGGCTGGCCGGGGTCGTCGGACCGGCCCTCCTCACCGTGCTGCTGACCAACATCGACGCCGAACTCGGCCTCGCCAACGACATGCTGCTCTTCCTGTCGCTGACGGTGGCCGCCGCGCTGCTCGGCGGGCTGCTGCCGGCGCTCGCATCGGCGGCCTTCGGCTCGCTGCTGCTGAACTACTACTTCGCGCCACCGCTGCATCTGCTGACGATCTCGAACTCCAAGAACATCGTCGCCATCGTGATCTTCGTGTCGGTGGCCGTGGCGGTGGCGTCCGTGGTGGACCAGGCGGCCCGCCGTACCCACCAGGCGGCCCGGCTGCGCGCCGAGTCCGAGATCCTCTCCTTCCTGGCGGGCAGCGTCCTGCGCGGCGAGACCTCACTGGACGCGCTTCTCGAACGGGTGAAGGAGACGTTCGCCATGGACTCCGTGGCACTCCTCGAACGGAAGAGCGACGTCGACCCATGGGTCTGTGTGGGCAGCGTCGGGCCCCGGCCACTGGCACGCCCCGAGGACGCCGACGTGGACATGCCGATCGGCGACCATATGGCGATGGCGCTCACCGGCCGTGTGCTGCCCGCCGAGGACCGCAGGGTGCTCGGCGCCTTCGCCGCCCAGGCCGCCGTCGTACTGGACCGCCGGCGCCTCGTCGGCGAGGCCGAGGAGGCCCGCAGGCTGGCCGAGGGCAACCGCATCCGTACGGCGCTCCTCGCGGCCGTCAGCCACGATCTGCGGACTCCGCTCGCCGCCATCAAGGCGGCTGTCAGCTCGCTGCGCTCCGACGACGTCTCCTGGTCGGACGAGGACGAGACGGAACTGCTCGCGGGCATCGAGGACGGCGCGGACCGCCTCGACCACCTCGTGGGCAACCTCCTGGACGTATCGCGGCTCCAGACCGGCACCGTCACCCCGCTGATCCGCGAGATCGACCTCGACGAGGTCGTCCCGATGGCGCTGGGCGGGGTCCCCGAGGGCAGCGCCGAGCTGGACATCCCGGAGACGCTGCCCATGGTGGCCGTCGACCCGGGCCTGCTGGAGCGGGCCGTCGCGAACATCGTCGAGAACGCCGTCAAGTACAACCCCGGAGACGTGCCCGTCACCGTGGCCGCCAGCGCGCTGGGCGACCGCGTGGAACTGCGCGTCGCCGACCGGGGGCCCGGCGTCCCCGACGAGGCCAAGGAACGCATCTTCGAACCCTTCCAGCGCCTCGGCGACGCCCCGCGCGGCGTGGGCGTCGGCCTCGGACTCGCGGTCGCCCGCGGCTTCGCCGAGGCCATGGGCGGCACGCTCGGCGCCGAGGACACCCCAGGCGGCGGCATGACCATGGTCCTCACCCTGAGAGCGGCCACGGGACCGGCAGCCGCGGGCTCCACCACGGCCACCCCATCGGCAGAAAGGCAGATCCAGCTATGA
- a CDS encoding XdhC/CoxI family protein, producing MLDIADELHRWAEEGRDFAVATVVAVGGSAPRGPGAALAVDVGGKVIGSVSGGCVEAEVYELCRQALADGETVVQRFGYSDEDAFAAGLTCGGTLDIMVTPVAADAPWRSVFRAVLAGAAQGEPVAVARVVRGPAGLLGRALAVRPDGPHEGSIGGGAELDRTAAAEARAMLDAGRTGTVGLSEDGSHCPGGLTLLVEANVPPPRMIVFGAVDFAAALVRAGKFLGYHVTLCDARPVFATRDRFPEADDIVVDWPHRYLRRARTDGRTVLCVLTHDAKFDIPLLKEALRMPVAFVGAMGSRRTHLDRDRRLRDVGLTEGELARLRSPIGLDLGARTPEETALSIAAEIVAARRGGTGIPLTGSESPIHAEGGERGGVAAA from the coding sequence GTGCTTGACATCGCCGACGAGCTGCACCGCTGGGCCGAGGAGGGCCGGGACTTCGCCGTCGCCACCGTCGTCGCCGTCGGTGGCAGCGCCCCGCGCGGCCCCGGCGCCGCCCTGGCCGTCGACGTCGGGGGGAAGGTCATCGGCTCGGTCTCCGGAGGCTGTGTGGAGGCCGAGGTGTACGAGCTGTGCCGACAGGCGCTGGCGGACGGGGAGACGGTCGTCCAACGGTTCGGCTACAGCGACGAGGACGCCTTCGCGGCGGGGCTCACCTGCGGCGGGACCCTGGACATCATGGTCACGCCGGTCGCCGCAGACGCGCCCTGGCGGTCGGTGTTCCGGGCGGTGCTGGCCGGCGCCGCCCAAGGGGAGCCGGTGGCGGTCGCCCGGGTCGTCCGGGGCCCGGCCGGACTCCTCGGCAGGGCCCTGGCCGTACGCCCCGACGGTCCGCACGAAGGGAGCATCGGCGGCGGCGCGGAACTGGACCGGACGGCGGCCGCCGAGGCCCGGGCCATGCTGGACGCCGGGCGCACCGGCACGGTCGGCCTCTCGGAGGACGGATCGCACTGCCCCGGCGGTCTCACGCTGCTCGTCGAAGCGAACGTGCCGCCGCCCCGCATGATCGTCTTCGGCGCGGTCGACTTCGCCGCGGCGCTCGTGCGCGCCGGCAAGTTCCTCGGCTACCACGTGACGTTGTGCGACGCCCGGCCCGTCTTCGCCACGAGGGACCGCTTCCCCGAGGCCGACGACATCGTGGTCGACTGGCCGCACCGCTATCTGCGGCGTGCCCGGACCGACGGGCGCACGGTCCTGTGCGTGCTCACCCACGACGCCAAGTTCGACATCCCCCTGCTGAAGGAGGCGCTCCGGATGCCGGTCGCGTTCGTCGGCGCCATGGGGTCGCGCCGGACCCATCTGGACCGCGACCGGCGGCTGCGTGACGTCGGTCTGACCGAGGGGGAGCTGGCCCGGCTGAGGTCGCCGATCGGCCTCGACCTCGGCGCCCGCACCCCCGAGGAGACCGCCCTGTCGATAGCGGCTGAGATCGTGGCGGCCCGGCGGGGAGGGACGGGCATCCCGCTGACGGGCTCGGAGAGCCCGATTCACGCCGAGGGGGGAGAGCGCGGGGGCGTGGCGGCTGCCTGA
- a CDS encoding response regulator, with protein sequence MTRVLVVEDDPQIVRALVINLKARKYEVDAAQDGATALRLAAARHPDVVLLDLGLPDMDGVEVIKGLRGWTRVPVLVLSARHTSDEKVEALDAGADDYVTKPFGMDELLARLRAAVRRAEPVGPDSGAGGEDVSLVETAEFTVDLAAKKVQRGGRDVRLTPTEWHLLEVLVRNTGRLVSQKQLLQEVWGPSYGTETNYLRVYMAQLRRKLEADPSHPRHFVTEPGMGYRFEH encoded by the coding sequence ATGACCCGGGTGCTCGTGGTCGAGGACGATCCGCAGATTGTGCGCGCCCTTGTGATCAACCTGAAGGCGCGCAAGTACGAGGTGGACGCCGCCCAGGACGGGGCCACCGCACTCCGGCTGGCAGCCGCCCGCCACCCCGACGTGGTCCTCCTGGACCTCGGGCTGCCCGACATGGACGGTGTGGAGGTCATCAAGGGCCTGCGCGGCTGGACCCGGGTTCCCGTCCTGGTGCTCTCCGCCCGCCACACATCGGACGAGAAGGTCGAGGCGCTGGACGCGGGCGCCGACGACTACGTCACCAAGCCCTTCGGCATGGACGAGCTGCTGGCCCGGCTGCGGGCCGCGGTCCGCAGGGCCGAGCCCGTCGGGCCGGACTCCGGGGCGGGGGGCGAGGACGTCTCGCTGGTGGAGACCGCGGAGTTCACTGTCGACCTGGCGGCCAAGAAGGTGCAGCGCGGGGGCCGCGACGTCCGCCTGACGCCGACCGAGTGGCACCTCCTGGAGGTGCTCGTACGGAACACCGGCCGGCTGGTCAGCCAGAAACAGCTGCTCCAGGAGGTCTGGGGCCCCTCGTACGGCACGGAGACCAACTATCTGCGTGTCTACATGGCCCAGCTGCGCCGCAAACTGGAGGCCGACCCCTCACACCCCAGGCACTTCGTCACCGAGCCCGGCATGGGGTACCGCTTCGAGCACTGA
- a CDS encoding TetR/AcrR family transcriptional regulator, with amino-acid sequence MEQKREAALRSDAQRNRERILEVAVVELTRCPNASLSAIAKKAGVGQGTFYRNFPNRGALVLEIYRYEMQQVADTAAQLLGTREPDQALREWMDHLTRFAMTKAGLADAIRLATGGPGAPPKPGHTPLTSAAGLLLSAGEEAGTIRPGVTADDFLLAIAGLWQIDPHSDWQPRATRLMDLVMDGLRAGAPGR; translated from the coding sequence GTGGAACAGAAGAGGGAGGCGGCTCTGCGGTCGGACGCCCAGCGCAACCGCGAGCGCATCCTCGAAGTGGCCGTGGTCGAGCTGACACGGTGCCCGAACGCCTCGCTGAGCGCGATCGCCAAGAAGGCGGGCGTCGGGCAGGGCACGTTCTACCGCAACTTCCCCAACCGCGGGGCACTCGTCCTGGAGATCTACCGCTACGAGATGCAGCAGGTCGCCGACACGGCAGCCCAGTTGCTCGGAACGCGGGAACCGGACCAGGCGCTGCGCGAGTGGATGGACCACCTGACCAGGTTCGCCATGACCAAGGCCGGCCTGGCGGACGCCATCCGGCTGGCCACCGGCGGGCCCGGGGCGCCGCCGAAACCGGGGCACACCCCGCTGACCTCCGCGGCCGGGCTCCTGCTGAGCGCCGGCGAAGAGGCCGGCACCATCCGCCCAGGGGTGACCGCCGACGACTTCCTGCTCGCCATCGCCGGCCTCTGGCAGATCGACCCGCACTCGGACTGGCAGCCGCGCGCCACCCGGCTGATGGACCTCGTGATGGACGGACTGCGGGCGGGCGCACCGGGGCGGTGA
- a CDS encoding potassium-transporting ATPase subunit C — MNNSVSGTGRLLWAGLRALLVLTVVCGVIYPLAVTGVAQAVMGHQANGSEIKSGGKVVGSSLIGQRYTLPLKKGQQTPAPDLRWFQPRPSNGLGTNSVNTQYKLLVSGATNRSGDNAELIKWVKDAKSAVIKDNSTAGYRVRPSDVPADAVTSSGSGLDPDISPQYAKLQVHRIAARNHLTVARVDRLVADHTTGRTLGFVGEPRVNVLELNVALKQLTGG; from the coding sequence ATGAACAACTCCGTGAGCGGAACGGGCCGCCTGCTCTGGGCCGGTCTGCGCGCCCTTCTCGTCCTCACCGTCGTCTGCGGTGTGATCTACCCGCTCGCCGTCACCGGCGTCGCCCAGGCGGTCATGGGTCATCAGGCCAACGGCTCGGAGATCAAGTCCGGGGGCAAGGTGGTCGGTTCCTCCCTCATCGGGCAGCGCTACACCCTGCCGCTGAAGAAGGGACAGCAGACCCCCGCGCCCGACCTCAGGTGGTTCCAGCCGCGTCCGTCCAACGGCCTGGGCACCAACAGCGTCAACACCCAGTACAAGCTGCTGGTGTCCGGCGCGACCAACCGGTCCGGGGACAACGCCGAACTGATCAAGTGGGTCAAGGACGCCAAGTCCGCCGTCATCAAGGACAATTCGACCGCCGGGTACCGGGTGCGGCCGTCCGACGTGCCGGCCGACGCCGTCACCTCGTCCGGCTCCGGTCTCGACCCGGACATCTCCCCGCAGTACGCGAAGCTCCAGGTGCACCGGATCGCCGCGCGCAACCACCTCACGGTGGCGCGGGTCGACCGGCTGGTCGCCGACCACACCACCGGCCGCACGCTCGGCTTCGTGGGGGAGCCCCGGGTCAACGTCCTGGAACTCAACGTGGCGCTGAAGCAGCTGACCGGAGGCTGA
- a CDS encoding OB-fold nucleic acid binding domain-containing protein encodes MIDRLSTSQEDLHSAELQEDSQATGCTRISECTDREIVKVTGTLRTVTLRPRAGVPALEAELFDGTAPLDVVWLGRRSIVGIEPGRKLIASGRISMSHGRRVLFNPKYELRPLGQE; translated from the coding sequence ATGATCGACCGGCTGTCGACCTCGCAGGAGGATCTGCACTCCGCGGAGCTGCAGGAGGACTCGCAGGCCACCGGGTGCACCAGGATCTCCGAGTGCACCGACCGCGAGATCGTCAAGGTGACTGGTACCTTGCGCACGGTCACCCTGCGTCCCCGGGCCGGAGTGCCCGCCCTGGAGGCCGAGCTGTTCGACGGCACGGCCCCGCTGGACGTGGTGTGGCTGGGGCGGCGCTCGATCGTCGGCATAGAGCCCGGCCGCAAGCTGATCGCCTCCGGCCGGATCTCCATGAGCCACGGCCGGCGGGTGCTGTTCAACCCCAAATACGAACTGCGACCGCTCGGACAGGAGTAG
- a CDS encoding 2Fe-2S iron-sulfur cluster-binding protein, which produces MDPVPATPSASSAITLKVNGEKHTLPVDHRTTLLDALRERLDLTGTKKGCDQGQCGACTVLLDGRRAVACLQLAVAAEGREITTIEGVAEEGGQLHPVQQAFLDLDGYQCGYCTPGQICSAVAVIEEHAAGWPSAVTGDVRPEAGSPPLTAEEIRERMSGNLCRCGAYVSIVQAVARAAAAHGSTTETTETTGAAAASAAGGAAA; this is translated from the coding sequence ATGGACCCTGTCCCAGCCACCCCGTCGGCGTCCAGCGCCATCACCTTGAAGGTCAACGGCGAGAAACACACGCTGCCCGTCGACCACCGCACCACCCTGCTCGACGCACTGCGCGAGCGGCTCGATCTGACCGGCACCAAGAAGGGCTGCGACCAGGGGCAGTGCGGTGCCTGCACCGTCCTGCTCGACGGGCGCCGTGCCGTGGCCTGTCTGCAACTCGCCGTGGCGGCCGAGGGGCGCGAGATCACCACCATCGAGGGCGTCGCCGAAGAAGGCGGTCAACTGCACCCGGTCCAGCAGGCGTTCCTCGACCTGGACGGATATCAGTGCGGCTACTGCACGCCGGGACAGATCTGTTCGGCGGTGGCGGTGATCGAGGAACACGCGGCGGGCTGGCCGAGCGCCGTCACCGGTGATGTGCGGCCCGAGGCGGGGTCGCCCCCGCTGACCGCCGAGGAGATACGGGAGCGGATGAGCGGCAACCTGTGCCGCTGCGGCGCCTATGTGTCGATCGTGCAGGCGGTCGCCCGCGCGGCGGCGGCCCATGGATCGACCACAGAGACCACAGAGACCACAGGGGCCGCAGCGGCCTCGGCGGCAGGGGGAGCGGCGGCATGA